One Spirochaetota bacterium DNA window includes the following coding sequences:
- a CDS encoding tetratricopeptide repeat protein has translation MKFPKFAEIISFYIYYTNLYNIAKPELVIVILFIFTLITPLHSKSPSALNKRGVEFGNKKRYSEAISEFNKSIEIFNKSSAKVFHNKAWVQELQGNYEDAIINYEEAVRRNPDQLPSHERVGFLYYKTGLYGKAVFTGEYVLKIDPDNEEVIKWLPDAYRMRIKKQQEDLIAKKKEEKIKEEEEKLKKQKEDEAEALKKEKKKKMARRLYATFDFMIRTGYYFRGDEGYKYVTTSGLYGNFPEMIYINFTPRKEWEFDLKFGNPYLGALSPNLVIHTETFQAIYHFERYSIGIGGMGNHYKSSLNFGRELTLHDFKMGILFGYKKDNYSMRFVLYPRAIPKDSKYSSGTTLDVDYAEYRFDNYVDKFFSYYSRISIADYYYFDHDNEMSNYWGVYEISLGIVLSKFNLKKKNMTITVDFTERFYMRDLFNDEPYNFGNGQGWFGINTDTWFKGAPFSGYRAPGHVFSIKINEFLTDNFFLYQKLICEMVDRAEDHNEFCLKLGVGGTY, from the coding sequence ATGAAATTTCCAAAATTTGCAGAAATTATATCTTTCTATATCTACTATACTAATCTGTATAATATAGCTAAGCCTGAATTAGTTATAGTAATATTATTCATATTCACATTAATTACTCCACTCCATTCCAAAAGTCCTTCTGCCTTGAATAAGCGAGGTGTAGAATTTGGGAATAAAAAGAGATATAGTGAAGCGATAAGTGAATTTAACAAATCAATTGAAATATTTAACAAATCCTCTGCAAAGGTCTTTCATAATAAAGCCTGGGTTCAGGAGCTTCAGGGTAACTACGAGGATGCGATCATAAATTATGAAGAGGCAGTGAGGAGAAATCCTGATCAATTGCCATCTCATGAACGGGTTGGATTTCTCTATTATAAGACTGGACTATATGGAAAGGCGGTATTTACTGGTGAATATGTGTTAAAAATTGATCCTGACAATGAGGAGGTGATTAAATGGCTGCCTGACGCCTATAGAATGAGGATCAAAAAGCAGCAAGAGGATTTGATAGCAAAAAAAAAGGAAGAAAAAATAAAGGAAGAGGAGGAGAAATTAAAAAAACAGAAGGAAGATGAAGCAGAAGCATTAAAAAAAGAAAAAAAGAAAAAGATGGCTAGAAGATTATATGCAACATTTGATTTTATGATAAGAACTGGTTATTACTTCAGGGGTGATGAGGGGTATAAATATGTTACAACATCAGGATTATATGGGAACTTTCCTGAGATGATATATATTAATTTTACTCCAAGGAAAGAATGGGAATTTGACCTTAAATTCGGTAATCCCTATCTTGGAGCTCTCTCCCCGAATCTGGTTATTCATACAGAGACATTTCAAGCAATATACCATTTTGAAAGATATTCAATTGGAATTGGGGGCATGGGTAATCATTATAAGAGTAGTCTAAACTTTGGGAGAGAACTCACACTCCATGATTTTAAGATGGGTATCCTTTTCGGATATAAGAAGGATAATTATTCTATGCGATTTGTTCTCTATCCAAGAGCCATACCTAAAGACAGCAAATATTCATCAGGAACAACCCTTGATGTTGATTATGCTGAATATAGATTTGATAATTATGTGGATAAATTTTTTAGCTATTACTCAAGAATATCTATTGCAGATTATTATTATTTTGATCATGATAATGAAATGTCAAATTATTGGGGTGTTTACGAGATTTCTCTTGGAATTGTTCTATCGAAATTTAACCTTAAGAAAAAAAATATGACTATAACTGTAGACTTTACTGAGAGATTCTATATGAGAGATCTTTTTAATGATGAACCATACAATTTTGGCAATGGGCAGGGATGGTTTGGCATCAATACGGACACCTGGTTTAAGGGTGCTCCCTTTTCCGGATATCGAGCGCCTGGGCATGTCTTTTCAATCAAGATAAATGAGTTTCTAACTGATAATTTTTTTCTCTACCAGAAGCTCATTTGTGAAATGGTGGACAGAGCAGAGGACCACAACGAATTTTGCTTGAAGTTGGGTGTT